A genomic region of Catalinimonas niigatensis contains the following coding sequences:
- a CDS encoding amidohydrolase/deacetylase family metallohydrolase encodes MQIRIPILSFLLCLLIFSAQAQEYSLLLKGGHVIDPKNNIDAVMDIALVGDSIARVAENIPENQAEKVVDVSGLYVTPGLIDIHSHNFHGTEPDAYLSNSFTALPPDGFTFRVGVTTIVDVGGAGWRNFSTFKEQTIDQSKTRVLSFLNIVGSGMKGGAIEQNLQDMDGRMTGMLARQHPEIVGVKVAHYSGPEWKPVEEALIAAEMADIPVMIDFGGNIPPLSLESLLMERLRPGDIFTHTFAHVPGRIPIVDERGKVRPYVYEAQKRGVIFDVGHGGGSFLFRQAIPAMKEGFRPNTISTDLHTGSMNAGMKDQLNIMSKFLNMEMSLKEVITASTWKSAQVIQREELGHLSEGAVADIAVFSLQKGEFGFIDSEGFRMEGTQKLQCELTIRAGDVVYDLNGISRPPWIVE; translated from the coding sequence ATGCAAATCAGAATACCTATACTTTCTTTCTTGCTCTGCCTGCTGATCTTTTCGGCACAGGCACAAGAATATAGCCTTCTGCTCAAAGGAGGCCATGTCATTGATCCCAAAAACAATATTGATGCTGTTATGGACATTGCCCTTGTGGGCGATAGCATTGCCAGAGTGGCAGAAAACATCCCTGAAAACCAGGCAGAAAAAGTGGTGGACGTCTCCGGCCTGTATGTCACTCCCGGCCTGATAGACATCCACTCCCATAACTTTCATGGCACTGAGCCGGATGCATACTTAAGCAACAGCTTTACAGCTTTACCTCCCGATGGTTTTACCTTCCGGGTAGGAGTAACTACCATCGTAGATGTGGGAGGGGCGGGCTGGCGCAACTTCTCTACCTTCAAAGAACAAACCATTGACCAGTCTAAAACCAGGGTGCTGTCATTTCTCAATATCGTGGGTTCGGGTATGAAGGGAGGAGCTATTGAGCAGAACCTGCAGGATATGGATGGCAGGATGACCGGCATGCTGGCCCGGCAGCATCCGGAGATTGTAGGCGTGAAAGTGGCCCATTACTCAGGACCGGAGTGGAAACCGGTAGAAGAAGCCCTCATTGCAGCAGAGATGGCTGACATCCCGGTGATGATAGACTTTGGGGGCAATATCCCTCCCCTTTCACTGGAGTCTTTGCTGATGGAGAGGCTGCGTCCGGGAGATATTTTCACCCATACCTTTGCCCATGTGCCGGGCAGGATTCCTATTGTAGATGAAAGGGGCAAGGTAAGACCTTATGTGTACGAAGCTCAAAAGAGAGGAGTGATCTTTGATGTGGGGCATGGAGGCGGCAGCTTTTTGTTTCGTCAGGCGATCCCTGCCATGAAAGAGGGCTTCCGGCCCAACACCATCAGCACGGATTTGCACACCGGCAGTATGAATGCCGGGATGAAAGACCAGCTCAACATCATGTCTAAGTTTCTTAATATGGAAATGTCCCTCAAGGAAGTGATCACCGCTTCTACCTGGAAATCTGCCCAGGTGATCCAGAGAGAAGAACTGGGACATTTGAGTGAAGGGGCCGTGGCCGACATTGCGGTCTTCAGTCTGCAAAAGGGTGAGTTTGGCTTCATAGATTCAGAGGGCTTCAGGATGGAAGGCACTCAAAAGCTACAGTGTGAGCTTACCATTAGAGCAGGAGATGTCGTCTATGACCTCAATGGTATCTCCAGACCGCCTTGGATTGTGGAGTGA
- a CDS encoding FAD-dependent oxidoreductase has translation MNRRNFIGLISAGSGALAYTPLLSRNSVSSKYTRQHLSASELSADVVIAGGGLGGFAAAMAALRNGLKVILTEETDWLGGQLSQQGVPPDEHQWIETHGATQMYRDFRNAIRNYYKQHYPLTAEARQREFLNPGDGAVSRLCHEPRVAIAVLENMLAPYLSTGQLTLLLEHRAVAADVSGDKLRSLKMQHLPTANEKVLTAPYFVDATELGDLLPLSGTEYVTGAESKSETHELHASEKADPKNQQAYTVCFAMDYVPGENHLMDKPKDYGFWKNHVPKLTPPWSGELLSLSYSNPSTLEPKRLGFHPEGIPTADMLNLWNYRRIISKNNFKAGMYPGDITIVNWPQNDYMLGNLVDVDKKEFDKHVEGGKQLSLSLFYWLQTEAPRPDGGQGWPGLRLRKDIMGTEDGLAKYPYVRESRRIKAEFTVLEEHVGAANRAMITGKKEGNTAAEFEDSVGIGYYHIDLHPSSGGDNYIDFASLPFQIPLGALLPRRMQNLLPANKNIGTTHITNGCYRLHPVEWSIGESVGLLVAYALDKKVNPKAVREKKSMLSDFQQMIGKKGIETHWPKV, from the coding sequence ATGAACAGAAGAAACTTTATAGGATTAATCAGTGCAGGAAGTGGAGCTTTGGCCTACACACCTTTGCTCAGCAGGAATTCAGTTTCATCAAAGTATACTCGGCAACACCTATCAGCCAGTGAACTCAGTGCAGATGTGGTGATCGCAGGAGGTGGGCTAGGAGGCTTTGCGGCAGCAATGGCAGCTTTACGCAATGGGCTGAAAGTGATTCTGACGGAAGAAACCGACTGGCTGGGTGGCCAACTGAGTCAGCAGGGCGTACCACCCGATGAACACCAATGGATAGAAACACACGGTGCAACACAGATGTACAGAGATTTTCGTAACGCCATCAGAAATTATTATAAGCAACATTATCCACTTACTGCTGAAGCCCGGCAGCGGGAATTTTTAAATCCGGGAGATGGAGCGGTTTCCCGGCTTTGCCATGAACCCAGGGTAGCAATAGCTGTGCTGGAGAATATGCTGGCTCCTTACCTCAGCACCGGGCAATTGACATTATTGCTGGAACACAGGGCGGTGGCTGCCGATGTGAGTGGAGATAAGCTACGCAGCCTCAAAATGCAGCATCTTCCCACAGCCAATGAAAAAGTATTGACTGCGCCTTATTTTGTAGATGCCACTGAATTAGGAGATCTTTTGCCGTTGAGTGGAACGGAATATGTCACCGGCGCAGAATCCAAAAGTGAAACCCACGAACTGCATGCATCGGAAAAAGCAGATCCAAAAAATCAGCAGGCGTATACCGTCTGCTTTGCCATGGATTATGTGCCCGGTGAAAATCATCTGATGGATAAACCCAAAGACTATGGATTCTGGAAAAATCATGTACCAAAATTAACTCCGCCTTGGTCGGGTGAACTTCTTTCCTTAAGCTATTCCAATCCTTCAACTTTGGAACCTAAGCGATTGGGTTTCCATCCGGAAGGCATTCCAACCGCTGATATGCTGAACCTGTGGAACTACCGGAGGATCATCAGCAAAAATAACTTCAAGGCAGGTATGTACCCCGGAGACATCACCATTGTCAACTGGCCGCAAAACGATTATATGCTGGGTAATCTGGTGGATGTAGATAAAAAGGAATTTGACAAACATGTGGAAGGAGGGAAGCAACTCAGCTTGTCGCTCTTTTATTGGCTACAGACAGAAGCTCCCCGTCCTGACGGAGGTCAGGGGTGGCCGGGACTCCGTTTGAGGAAAGACATTATGGGCACTGAAGATGGGTTAGCCAAATATCCTTATGTGCGGGAGTCGCGCCGGATTAAGGCTGAATTTACAGTGCTTGAAGAGCATGTAGGCGCTGCAAACCGGGCCATGATCACTGGTAAAAAAGAGGGAAATACCGCCGCTGAATTTGAAGATAGCGTGGGTATTGGATATTATCACATTGATTTACATCCAAGCTCGGGAGGAGACAACTATATTGATTTTGCATCCTTACCTTTCCAGATTCCTTTAGGCGCTTTATTACCCAGGCGTATGCAAAATCTTTTGCCTGCCAACAAGAATATTGGCACTACCCACATCACCAATGGATGCTATCGGCTGCATCCCGTAGAATGGAGCATAGGCGAATCAGTCGGATTATTGGTAGCATATGCTCTGGATAAAAAAGTAAATCCTAAAGCGGTAAGAGAAAAGAAGAGCATGCTGAGTGATTTTCAGCAAATGATCGGAAAAAAAGGTATTGAAACCCATTGGCCTAAGGTTTAG
- a CDS encoding DUF6660 family protein has protein sequence MPCADEIEVDCTDTNNAHEQLCLTHNDFSPQEEAPGEFCTPFCHCHCCHSHVTFMEMDWHSQPVSPFSQKNTPYRQQKEYLFPFSIFQPPRV, from the coding sequence GTGCCTTGCGCAGATGAAATTGAAGTGGATTGTACCGATACCAATAACGCTCATGAACAGCTTTGTTTGACGCACAATGACTTTTCTCCTCAGGAGGAAGCTCCTGGCGAATTTTGTACACCTTTCTGCCATTGTCATTGCTGCCATTCTCACGTTACCTTTATGGAAATGGATTGGCATTCTCAGCCCGTTTCTCCCTTTAGCCAGAAGAATACACCTTACAGACAGCAGAAGGAGTATCTTTTTCCCTTCTCTATTTTCCAGCCTCCCAGGGTTTAG
- a CDS encoding CusA/CzcA family heavy metal efflux RND transporter: MINKIIAFSIDNKLVIGLLTFALIGAGIWSMQEVPIDAVPDITNNQVQVITQAPNLGTEDIEQFVTYPVEVAMANLPGVVEIRSVSRFGISVVTIVFEDEMGTYLPRQLVNEKLAMVKEEIPEGFGESFMGPISTGLGEIYQYTLEVAPEFSNEYSATDLRTLQDWIVRRQMAMVPGVVEVNAFGGKMKQYEVAVNPEELRAIDLTITDVFEALELNNQNTGGAYIERDHQANFIRGEGLARSIADIENIVVKNAEGIPIRIKDIAQVQFGNAVRYGAFTKDGKGEAVGGMILMLKGANSNEVIEAVKERMAQIQQSLPESVSIAPFLDRSALIAETTSTVTTNLLEGALIVILVLVFLLGNWRGGLIVASTIPLSLLFAFILMNAFDVWANLMSLGAIDFGIIVDGAVIIVEGTVFFLVQRLRQGEKIDAATRDKLTYSASSKMMNAAFFGQLIILIVFLPILFLEGVEGKMFKPMALTFMFAMLGAMILCLTYVPMMSSLFIKVSKSDKPSWGDSIVLWVENQYEKLLGGALKRRLIVLGSAVAFFVLAIFTFTRMGGEFIPQLDEGDIAFHVILKPGSSLAEATQTSSRIEAILLENFPEIEHAMTRFGVADVPTDPMPMDLGDCIVVLKPKDEWVSAESKEELIAKIKDKISVVPGVNYEFTQPIEMRFNELLTGVREDIAIKLYGEDLQVLADKAQEMGEIIATVDGVGDMRVEATTGLPQMTIHYERDKLAQYGMNVNDINRVIETAFAGGKAGVIFEGERRFDLVVRLDSAYRTHINDIKSMYINTPDGAQIPLKEVANISYQPGPMQISRDNTNRRTSVGVNVRGRDVKTLVEEIQQKLNEQLNLPAGYYIRYGGAFENLERATDRLQVVVPIALALIFILIFFALRSFKQTLMIYIAIPLAAIGGIFALWLRDMPFSISAGVGFIVLFGVAVLNGLVLISGWNELKEEGLNDLGERIRQGARRRIRPIMLTALTDILGFLPMAISVSAGAEVQRPLATVVIGGLITSTLLTLFILPILYRWTETHSLRPSLSKSAAVLLLVSGMSLFFSLPTHAQNADRFNQNVHPSDTLPTLTLEEAVDKALVNYPKIKAARLKIEQQEALKKTAWNLGNTQIFTAGEEVGDEGQGVYTTIGIQQQNMDVFGIAPGLEVQKQKVALAEAALQLNEYELRQHVKQAYAEAYVALKNVQLYQQLDSIYQEFERAARIRYEVEETSRLAYLAASNQVKQITLQKTQAEYDYRAALYKLNLWLVSDTLYDVVSAEETPWLAPLVQTDTITHHPLLKVASQGMEVADAERKAAAADYLPKLNAQYGLQEIAGEPGFYQFQLGISVPLFFFPQQGKLQATKIQQQIAEQQFRQSRYELQAAYLSLLQEYRKWLASWQFYQEEALPLAREQREGSVLAYEEGAIDYVSFIQNLKEAVQVEVKAQEALNQYLQAKFQLEYYLNSSNQ, encoded by the coding sequence ATGATCAATAAAATCATAGCATTTTCTATTGACAACAAGCTTGTCATAGGCTTGCTGACGTTTGCGCTGATTGGTGCAGGCATATGGAGCATGCAGGAAGTGCCCATAGATGCAGTGCCTGACATCACCAATAATCAGGTACAGGTGATTACGCAGGCCCCCAATCTAGGGACCGAGGATATTGAACAATTCGTCACCTATCCGGTAGAGGTGGCGATGGCTAATCTGCCGGGTGTGGTAGAAATAAGGTCCGTTTCCCGCTTTGGAATCTCAGTCGTAACTATTGTTTTTGAAGATGAAATGGGGACTTACCTGCCGCGCCAGCTGGTCAATGAAAAGCTGGCGATGGTGAAGGAAGAAATACCCGAGGGCTTTGGCGAATCTTTTATGGGGCCTATCTCTACCGGACTAGGGGAGATATATCAGTACACCCTGGAAGTAGCGCCTGAATTTAGTAATGAATATTCAGCCACCGATTTACGCACCCTACAGGACTGGATAGTTCGTCGGCAGATGGCGATGGTGCCGGGTGTGGTAGAAGTCAATGCCTTTGGCGGAAAAATGAAGCAGTACGAAGTAGCCGTTAACCCGGAAGAACTCAGGGCGATTGACCTGACCATCACCGATGTGTTTGAAGCTCTTGAACTCAACAATCAGAATACCGGCGGAGCCTATATAGAAAGAGATCATCAGGCCAACTTTATCCGGGGTGAAGGTCTGGCCCGCAGTATTGCCGACATAGAGAATATTGTGGTCAAAAACGCAGAAGGTATCCCCATCCGTATCAAGGATATCGCTCAGGTGCAGTTCGGCAATGCGGTACGTTATGGCGCCTTTACCAAAGATGGGAAAGGTGAAGCCGTAGGCGGTATGATACTGATGCTGAAAGGAGCCAATTCCAATGAGGTGATAGAGGCGGTGAAGGAACGCATGGCACAGATTCAGCAATCATTGCCCGAAAGTGTATCCATAGCACCCTTTCTGGACCGCAGTGCCCTGATCGCCGAGACGACCAGCACAGTTACTACTAACTTACTGGAAGGTGCGCTCATCGTTATCCTGGTGCTGGTGTTTTTGCTGGGCAACTGGCGGGGCGGACTGATTGTAGCCTCAACCATTCCCCTTTCGCTGCTCTTTGCCTTTATCCTGATGAACGCTTTTGACGTCTGGGCTAATCTCATGTCGCTCGGTGCCATTGACTTCGGGATTATTGTGGATGGAGCCGTGATTATCGTAGAAGGTACCGTTTTCTTCCTGGTACAGCGCCTCAGACAGGGAGAAAAGATTGATGCTGCTACTCGGGATAAACTGACTTATAGTGCATCCAGCAAGATGATGAACGCTGCTTTCTTCGGTCAGCTCATCATTCTCATCGTATTTCTGCCCATCCTTTTTCTGGAAGGGGTGGAAGGAAAAATGTTCAAACCCATGGCGCTCACATTTATGTTTGCCATGCTGGGTGCCATGATCCTCTGCCTCACCTACGTGCCTATGATGTCATCACTCTTCATCAAAGTTTCTAAAAGTGATAAGCCATCCTGGGGAGACAGCATCGTACTTTGGGTTGAAAATCAGTACGAAAAGCTGCTTGGCGGTGCTTTAAAAAGAAGGCTGATTGTCCTTGGCTCAGCGGTAGCGTTCTTTGTACTGGCCATCTTCACCTTTACTCGTATGGGAGGTGAGTTTATTCCCCAACTGGACGAAGGGGACATTGCTTTTCACGTCATTCTGAAACCCGGAAGTTCGCTGGCAGAAGCCACCCAGACTTCCTCCCGCATTGAAGCGATTCTGCTGGAAAACTTTCCCGAGATAGAGCATGCCATGACGCGCTTCGGGGTAGCCGATGTGCCTACCGACCCTATGCCGATGGACCTGGGCGATTGCATTGTTGTCCTGAAACCTAAAGATGAATGGGTGTCAGCAGAGAGCAAAGAAGAACTGATTGCCAAGATAAAGGATAAGATCAGTGTGGTACCCGGTGTCAATTATGAGTTTACCCAACCCATAGAGATGCGTTTCAATGAACTGCTCACTGGGGTGCGGGAAGACATTGCCATCAAACTCTACGGGGAAGATTTACAGGTGCTGGCCGACAAAGCCCAGGAAATGGGAGAGATCATCGCTACGGTAGATGGAGTAGGTGATATGAGGGTGGAAGCCACTACCGGATTGCCGCAGATGACCATCCATTATGAACGGGACAAACTGGCGCAGTACGGCATGAATGTGAATGATATCAATCGGGTGATAGAAACTGCCTTTGCCGGTGGTAAAGCAGGTGTCATCTTTGAAGGAGAAAGACGCTTTGATCTGGTAGTGCGGCTGGATTCGGCTTACCGTACCCATATCAATGATATCAAAAGCATGTATATCAATACGCCGGATGGTGCTCAGATTCCCCTCAAAGAAGTAGCCAACATCAGCTATCAGCCCGGACCTATGCAGATCAGCCGCGACAATACCAACCGCAGGACTTCTGTGGGCGTCAATGTGCGGGGAAGAGATGTGAAAACATTGGTAGAGGAAATTCAGCAAAAGCTCAATGAGCAGTTAAACCTGCCTGCCGGCTACTACATCCGCTACGGAGGTGCTTTTGAAAATCTGGAAAGAGCGACGGATCGCCTGCAAGTGGTGGTGCCTATAGCGCTGGCGCTGATCTTCATCCTGATTTTCTTTGCCCTGCGTTCCTTCAAGCAGACACTGATGATTTACATAGCAATTCCACTGGCAGCCATCGGTGGTATCTTTGCGCTTTGGTTACGCGATATGCCTTTCAGCATTTCTGCTGGAGTGGGCTTTATCGTACTTTTTGGCGTGGCGGTACTCAACGGACTGGTGCTGATCAGTGGCTGGAACGAACTGAAAGAGGAAGGTTTGAATGATCTGGGAGAAAGAATCCGGCAGGGCGCGAGAAGGAGAATCCGTCCCATCATGCTGACTGCCCTCACCGATATTCTCGGCTTTCTGCCTATGGCAATATCCGTATCAGCAGGAGCAGAAGTACAGCGCCCACTGGCTACGGTAGTGATTGGTGGCTTGATTACTTCCACCTTACTCACACTCTTTATCCTGCCTATTCTCTACCGCTGGACAGAAACGCATTCCTTGCGTCCCAGTCTGAGTAAAAGCGCAGCAGTACTGCTTTTGGTGAGTGGTATGAGTTTGTTCTTTTCTTTGCCAACCCATGCTCAAAACGCTGATAGATTCAACCAAAATGTGCACCCAAGCGATACACTTCCTACCCTAACTTTAGAGGAAGCGGTAGACAAAGCTTTAGTCAATTATCCGAAGATCAAAGCAGCCAGACTGAAAATTGAGCAGCAAGAGGCATTGAAAAAGACTGCCTGGAATCTGGGGAATACCCAAATATTTACGGCTGGTGAAGAGGTGGGAGATGAAGGACAGGGAGTGTATACAACCATTGGTATTCAGCAACAGAACATGGATGTTTTTGGTATTGCTCCTGGTCTGGAAGTACAAAAGCAGAAAGTAGCCCTGGCAGAAGCTGCCCTACAACTCAATGAATACGAATTGCGACAGCATGTAAAACAGGCCTATGCTGAAGCCTATGTTGCCCTAAAAAATGTACAGCTTTACCAGCAGTTGGATTCCATTTACCAGGAATTTGAAAGGGCAGCCCGTATCCGCTATGAAGTGGAAGAAACTTCCCGGCTTGCCTATCTAGCCGCCAGCAATCAGGTGAAGCAGATTACACTGCAAAAGACACAGGCGGAATATGATTACCGTGCAGCCTTATACAAGCTGAACTTGTGGCTGGTAAGCGATACCCTGTATGATGTAGTGAGTGCGGAAGAAACTCCCTGGTTAGCCCCCCTTGTGCAGACGGATACCATTACCCATCATCCTTTGCTAAAGGTAGCCAGTCAGGGAATGGAAGTGGCAGACGCAGAACGCAAAGCGGCAGCCGCCGACTATCTGCCCAAGCTCAATGCCCAATACGGTCTGCAGGAGATTGCTGGTGAACCGGGCTTTTATCAGTTCCAGTTGGGCATAAGCGTACCCTTGTTCTTTTTTCCGCAGCAGGGGAAGCTTCAGGCTACTAAAATCCAGCAGCAGATTGCTGAGCAACAGTTTCGGCAAAGCCGGTACGAATTACAGGCAGCCTATCTATCTCTTTTGCAGGAGTACAGAAAATGGCTGGCTTCCTGGCAGTTTTATCAGGAAGAAGCATTACCACTAGCCCGTGAACAGCGGGAGGGGAGTGTGCTTGCCTACGAGGAGGGAGCCATAGATTATGTCTCTTTTATACAGAACCTGAAGGAAGCTGTGCAGGTAGAAGTCAAGGCCCAGGAAGCGCTGAATCAGTACCTGCAAGCCAAGTTCCAGCTGGAATATTATCTCAACTCATCTAATCAGTAA
- a CDS encoding efflux RND transporter periplasmic adaptor subunit produces the protein MKFNRYIVSSLLVTMSMFSACGSEESTQASAEGAHEDEHHEEEGIHFSAEQFEALDMQVGELPMRNLSSLVEANGQLEVPPQNEATVTAIMGANITSIQVIEGDDVRKGQVLAYLSHPNLTRLQSDYLEAHSSLQFLEQEFQRQKRLYEEEVGSGKNYQQIQADYRSQTAMVKSLESQLRQLGMNPARINDGNFYDQVPLVSPIDGSVTEIGVKTGQYVQPEKDLFEIVNTHHIHADLMVFEKDIYKVAEGQRVRFTVETLPGQELYAEIYSVGKKFEQNPKAVHIHAEIENSTGKLIPGMYIQGEVLTDSLETYALPEEAIASEGDGYVAFLANEELEGESEVWMFTPVPVIMGTSSKGWVGVKFMKTLPENARFALNNAYYLTAEMQKGEAGHSH, from the coding sequence ATGAAATTCAATAGATATATAGTATCAAGTCTGCTTGTAACAATGAGTATGTTCAGTGCCTGTGGAAGTGAGGAAAGTACTCAGGCAAGTGCAGAAGGAGCACACGAAGATGAGCATCATGAAGAAGAGGGTATACATTTCTCCGCCGAGCAATTTGAAGCACTGGATATGCAGGTAGGAGAGTTGCCCATGCGCAACCTTTCTTCCCTGGTAGAAGCCAACGGTCAACTGGAAGTGCCGCCTCAAAACGAAGCTACGGTCACCGCCATCATGGGCGCCAATATCACCTCCATACAGGTGATAGAAGGGGATGACGTAAGGAAGGGGCAGGTGCTGGCATATCTCTCACATCCCAATCTTACAAGACTACAGAGCGATTACCTGGAAGCCCACAGCAGTTTGCAGTTTCTGGAACAGGAGTTTCAGCGTCAGAAAAGGCTGTATGAAGAGGAAGTAGGTTCGGGTAAAAACTATCAGCAGATCCAGGCCGATTATCGTTCTCAAACGGCGATGGTCAAAAGTCTGGAATCACAACTCAGACAGTTGGGCATGAATCCTGCGCGTATTAATGATGGTAATTTTTATGATCAGGTGCCGTTAGTAAGCCCCATTGATGGCTCAGTAACCGAAATAGGGGTAAAAACTGGTCAGTATGTGCAGCCGGAAAAAGACCTTTTTGAGATTGTCAACACGCATCATATCCATGCCGACCTGATGGTGTTTGAGAAGGATATCTACAAAGTAGCAGAAGGGCAGCGGGTACGTTTTACGGTAGAAACTTTGCCGGGACAGGAGTTATATGCGGAAATCTATTCGGTAGGAAAGAAGTTTGAGCAGAATCCCAAAGCGGTACACATCCATGCCGAGATAGAAAACTCAACCGGCAAGTTGATCCCCGGCATGTACATTCAGGGAGAAGTGCTCACCGATAGTTTGGAAACTTATGCTTTACCAGAAGAAGCCATTGCCAGCGAAGGCGATGGATATGTAGCGTTTTTGGCGAATGAAGAGCTAGAAGGCGAATCTGAAGTCTGGATGTTTACACCGGTGCCGGTCATCATGGGTACTTCGTCCAAAGGCTGGGTTGGGGTTAAATTTATGAAGACGCTACCTGAGAATGCACGCTTTGCCCTGAACAATGCGTACTACCTGACGGCAGAAATGCAGAAAGGTGAGGCAGGGCATAGCCATTGA
- a CDS encoding DUF2231 domain-containing protein has translation MNEIPSMWRTELWHPLSVHFPIAILSLAAVIGMAYLLFKKKDCAPYLRFTLSLLLWCGVVLFWIAFYTGQEAYSVVVRQICDPRVLKSHLFWAYIAGTSFSLAALLDVMVRLVSLKFKSWITFGAIVLMLGGTICITYVGHLGARLVYQQAAGVYQPSEDCIEFE, from the coding sequence ATGAACGAAATACCATCCATGTGGCGGACAGAGCTTTGGCATCCTCTGTCCGTCCATTTTCCTATTGCTATTTTAAGTTTGGCAGCAGTAATTGGTATGGCTTATTTGCTGTTCAAAAAAAAGGATTGTGCCCCATATCTCAGATTTACCCTTTCTTTACTTTTATGGTGTGGCGTTGTTTTATTCTGGATCGCATTTTACACCGGGCAGGAGGCCTATAGTGTTGTAGTACGGCAAATCTGTGATCCCCGGGTTTTAAAGAGCCACTTGTTTTGGGCGTATATCGCAGGCACCAGTTTCTCCTTAGCTGCTTTACTGGATGTCATGGTAAGGTTAGTTTCCCTTAAATTTAAAAGTTGGATAACTTTTGGAGCTATTGTATTGATGTTGGGTGGTACAATTTGCATCACTTATGTCGGACATTTAGGTGCGAGACTCGTTTATCAACAGGCCGCCGGTGTTTATCAACCCTCTGAAGATTGCATTGAGTTTGAATAA
- a CDS encoding nickel-binding protein has protein sequence MPLYMDFHQFETISVEDVKKAHIADVAVQEKYGVRYIQFWVNEKAGSVFCLVEGPDPETCENCHKEAHGNLACNLQEVEPGFFKLFMGDGLPIDEYDLTLTKEGKTDPANRTLLVADIRGVTNIEDARDYKKLFIPTKSKNLVVDTLAAFNGRFIEHSGEDSLVGVFNSPLNAIRCAMSIQADLSRMAVKYGENSEWNVEYRLSLNNGQPLTPTEGFFEVATRQAKRLCTIAAPNQVTLSANLQNLYEMEIAASTSTYLPLVRILTNPEEAFLHALFDHTEQNLQIENFNVNNLCKLIGISRPQLYRKTTSLTGRSPNHFIKELRMQKAWNLLKSRKGNVSEVAMEVGYSNPSYFSKLFYENFGITPSSIMVS, from the coding sequence ATGCCACTTTACATGGATTTTCACCAATTTGAAACCATCTCTGTAGAAGATGTAAAGAAAGCGCATATTGCTGATGTGGCAGTGCAAGAAAAATATGGTGTCCGTTACATTCAGTTCTGGGTAAATGAGAAAGCAGGATCAGTATTTTGTTTGGTGGAAGGCCCTGATCCTGAAACCTGTGAGAATTGTCATAAAGAAGCTCATGGAAATCTTGCCTGCAACCTTCAGGAAGTAGAACCGGGCTTCTTTAAGTTGTTTATGGGAGATGGCTTGCCCATAGATGAGTACGATCTGACATTGACCAAAGAAGGCAAAACAGATCCTGCCAACCGCACTCTTCTGGTAGCAGATATCCGGGGTGTGACGAACATTGAAGATGCCAGAGACTATAAAAAACTCTTTATTCCTACCAAATCCAAAAATCTGGTGGTAGATACACTTGCAGCATTCAACGGAAGGTTTATTGAACACTCAGGAGAAGATAGTCTTGTGGGAGTGTTTAATTCACCGCTCAATGCCATCCGGTGTGCGATGAGCATACAGGCCGATCTTAGCAGAATGGCTGTAAAATATGGAGAAAACAGTGAGTGGAATGTGGAGTACAGACTTTCCTTAAATAATGGACAGCCACTTACCCCCACAGAAGGTTTTTTTGAAGTAGCTACCAGGCAGGCTAAGCGATTGTGTACAATTGCTGCTCCTAATCAGGTCACTCTTTCTGCCAACCTTCAGAATTTGTATGAAATGGAAATTGCCGCTTCTACGTCAACCTACCTGCCTTTAGTCAGGATATTGACAAACCCTGAAGAGGCTTTTCTGCATGCACTTTTTGATCACACCGAACAAAACCTTCAGATTGAAAACTTTAATGTAAACAATCTTTGCAAACTGATCGGAATCAGCCGTCCTCAATTGTATCGTAAGACCACATCGTTGACGGGAAGATCACCTAATCATTTCATCAAAGAGCTGCGTATGCAAAAAGCCTGGAATCTCTTGAAATCCAGAAAAGGAAATGTTTCAGAAGTAGCAATGGAAGTAGGCTATTCAAACCCATCCTATTTCAGTAAGCTCTTTTATGAAAACTTTGGAATTACACCTTCTTCAATCATGGTTTCTTAA